In Verrucomicrobiota bacterium, a single window of DNA contains:
- a CDS encoding arsenate reductase ArsC, with protein sequence MSDKKKYKVLFLCTGNTARSVMGELLMERLGGGRFKTYSAGSHPKGVVNPYTIRVLEEEHEIDAGSANSESWEVYKDVDFDFVITVCGHAKESCPVWPADTIVAHWGSEDPAAVEGSEEEIMKVFREVSWQIRRRVELFAALPFDELDQAGLEERTKEIGSKP encoded by the coding sequence ATGAGTGACAAGAAAAAGTACAAGGTATTATTTTTGTGCACAGGGAATACGGCCCGAAGTGTGATGGGGGAACTGTTGATGGAACGATTAGGTGGGGGAAGATTTAAAACATATAGTGCAGGTTCTCATCCTAAGGGAGTTGTTAATCCCTACACGATTCGTGTTTTAGAGGAGGAGCATGAGATTGATGCAGGAAGCGCCAACAGTGAATCCTGGGAAGTGTATAAAGATGTTGATTTTGACTTTGTTATTACTGTTTGTGGTCATGCCAAAGAAAGTTGCCCCGTTTGGCCTGCTGATACCATTGTTGCTCATTGGGGCTCTGAGGATCCGGCTGCAGTGGAAGGCAGTGAAGAAGAGATTATGAAAGTGTTTAGGGAGGTTTCTTGGCAAATCCGAAGGAGGGTGGAGCTTTTTGCAGCATTGCCATTTGATGAGTTGGACCAAGCCGGACTGGAGGAACGCACCAAAGAAATAGGTAGTAAGCCTTAA
- the rph gene encoding ribonuclease PH, whose amino-acid sequence MKRIDGRRPNQLRPYEIKWNIAPNASGSVLIKCGKTQVICTATIENHVPRWMDAQNVDGGWLTAEYSMMPASTLSRKQREIAKGRIDGRGQEIQRLIGRSLRAVTDLSSLGRRTVWLDCDVLAADGGTRTTAITGAYLALKQAVHHLMEKGELAKNPLKYAVAATSVGVWADIPILDLCYEEDRDASVDMNVVMTHKGEFVEIGATGEEATFSAEHLKEMLELAQAGIRKAFHFQKKAWKALDEA is encoded by the coding sequence GTGAAGCGAATAGATGGGAGACGCCCCAATCAATTGCGTCCTTATGAAATCAAATGGAATATAGCTCCTAATGCATCTGGCTCCGTGTTGATCAAGTGTGGTAAGACACAGGTTATTTGCACGGCTACCATTGAAAATCACGTTCCTCGCTGGATGGATGCTCAAAACGTGGACGGGGGGTGGTTGACGGCAGAATATTCTATGATGCCTGCCTCTACACTCTCGCGAAAACAAAGGGAAATAGCAAAAGGAAGGATTGATGGCAGGGGTCAAGAAATTCAGAGGCTAATTGGGAGATCACTCAGAGCAGTTACAGATCTAAGCTCTCTAGGACGAAGGACAGTATGGTTAGACTGTGATGTGTTAGCTGCAGATGGAGGAACACGCACGACTGCGATCACTGGTGCCTATTTAGCATTAAAACAGGCTGTGCATCATTTGATGGAGAAGGGCGAATTAGCAAAAAATCCACTCAAGTATGCGGTGGCTGCTACAAGTGTGGGAGTTTGGGCGGATATACCAATTCTTGATTTATGCTATGAGGAAGATCGTGATGCTTCAGTCGATATGAATGTGGTGATGACTCATAAGGGGGAGTTTGTAGAAATTGGAGCCACCGGCGAGGAAGCAACCTTTAGCGCGGAACATTTAAAAGAGATGCTAGAGCTTGCGCAAGCCGGTATCAGAAAGGCTTTTCATTTCCAAAAAAAGGCATGGAAAGCCCTTGATGAAGCTTAA
- a CDS encoding cyclic nucleotide-binding domain-containing protein — protein MNQSFDRPTLPAVGWVKSLKGDDRELLATYGEFISVEPDHDLIRQGDQQDNLYLVIAGSLEVRREGIDRDIIVGSIKEGESIGEISIFDPGEASASVRAYEFSQIWRISRENLNSFLTDNQGAGVFLMVELNHILSKRLRKLNALLVDAKSAPFSG, from the coding sequence GTGAATCAAAGTTTTGACCGTCCTACATTGCCCGCAGTTGGTTGGGTGAAGAGTCTAAAAGGTGATGATAGGGAGCTACTGGCTACCTACGGTGAGTTTATATCCGTAGAGCCTGACCATGACCTTATTAGACAAGGCGACCAACAGGATAATCTCTATTTAGTGATTGCAGGTTCTTTAGAGGTTAGGCGAGAGGGTATTGATAGGGACATTATTGTGGGAAGTATTAAGGAAGGAGAATCGATAGGCGAGATCAGTATCTTTGATCCTGGCGAAGCAAGTGCAAGCGTGAGAGCATATGAGTTTTCCCAAATCTGGCGTATTAGTCGCGAGAACCTCAATTCATTTTTAACTGATAATCAAGGGGCTGGAGTATTTTTAATGGTAGAGTTGAATCACATTCTAAGTAAAAGGCTTCGCAAGTTGAATGCACTCTTAGTAGATGCAAAGAGTGCCCCCTTCAGCGGATAA
- the ppdK gene encoding pyruvate, phosphate dikinase produces the protein MAKRVTKKKAAKKAATRAKKVASKKVVKKATKKASSKKKVALKKAQKKAVNKKAVTKSKKVVTKPKKAVGKAKKAASKAPTKKLNKGKYVYFFGGNNADGHGKMKELLGGKGANLAEMCRIGLPVPGGFTITTDVCTYYYDNGLKYPKELSKQIDDVIRKLEKVMGKKFGDLSDPLLLAVRSGARESMPGMMDTILNLGLNDDTVEGLAAKSGNERFAWDCYRRFIQMYGDVVMGVQKREGEEHEPFEQVIEALKYEVLNDPHAEDTDLDATSLKELVSRFKNLVLERTGKSFPHNPMDQLMGAVTAVFGSWNNERAIIYRQKYGIPASWGTAVNVQAMVFGNMGETSGSGVAFTRDPATGEKVLYGEFLVNAQGEDVVAGVRTPHPVKEMETKLPEAYKGLLKVQKVLENHFKDMQDFEFTVQEKTLYMLQTRNGKRTGMAAVRIACEMVKERLITQDMAVKRIDADSLSQMLTPIFDREGVANARIIAKGLPAGPGAATGKIYFNANEAAEAVEQHGEKVLLVRVETSPEDIRGMLAAEGILTARGGVSSHAALVARQMGKVCVCGAGALQVNYDHQTLTVEGVIYEKGDYLSIDGSSGEVFAGKLETAPSEIVQVLIQKSLDSKESYTFKLYDQLMKWADKYRKLNIRTNADQPGQVENAVAFGAKGIGLCRTEHMFFEGDRIDAVREMILAQSEEDRRVALDKLLPFQRSDFEGIFTALKGLPGTIRLLDPPLHEFLPHDEASQVDLARKLGVEVELVAKRVNDLHEMNPMLGHRGCRLGMVYPEITEMQSRAIFEAAVAVAKKGIKVVPEIMVPLVGFDKELESQKVVIDRVAKEVFKAEGKKINYLVGTMIEIPRACMAADQIASVAEFFSFGTNDLTQTGLGMSRDDSGSFLPHYQNAEIVKQNPFAALDQEGVGELMKIGIERAHKTKPNIKLGICGEHGGEPSSVKFCHHIGLDYVSCSPFRVPIARLAAAQAALA, from the coding sequence ATGGCAAAAAGAGTAACTAAAAAGAAAGCTGCTAAAAAGGCTGCAACGAGAGCGAAGAAAGTCGCTTCGAAAAAAGTTGTTAAAAAGGCAACGAAGAAGGCTTCTAGTAAGAAGAAGGTAGCCCTTAAAAAGGCGCAGAAAAAGGCTGTTAATAAAAAAGCCGTAACAAAATCTAAGAAGGTAGTAACTAAGCCCAAGAAGGCAGTAGGTAAGGCCAAGAAAGCCGCGAGCAAGGCTCCTACTAAGAAACTAAATAAGGGTAAATATGTTTACTTCTTTGGTGGTAATAATGCAGATGGCCATGGCAAAATGAAGGAGCTCCTTGGCGGTAAGGGAGCAAATCTTGCCGAAATGTGTCGCATAGGTCTGCCAGTTCCTGGTGGGTTTACAATTACAACAGATGTTTGCACCTATTACTACGACAACGGCTTGAAATATCCCAAAGAGCTCAGCAAACAAATAGACGACGTCATTCGTAAGCTTGAGAAAGTCATGGGTAAAAAATTTGGCGATCTAAGTGACCCACTACTGCTAGCCGTTCGTTCTGGGGCACGCGAGTCGATGCCCGGGATGATGGATACTATTTTAAACTTGGGCTTGAACGATGACACTGTTGAAGGTCTAGCGGCCAAGAGTGGGAATGAACGTTTTGCTTGGGACTGTTACCGTCGCTTCATCCAAATGTATGGAGATGTTGTCATGGGTGTGCAAAAGCGTGAAGGAGAAGAGCATGAGCCATTTGAGCAAGTTATCGAAGCGCTTAAATATGAGGTGCTAAATGATCCGCATGCAGAAGATACAGATTTAGATGCAACCTCTCTTAAGGAACTAGTGTCAAGGTTTAAAAATTTGGTCCTAGAAAGAACTGGCAAGAGTTTTCCTCATAATCCAATGGATCAATTGATGGGTGCTGTCACAGCAGTCTTTGGTTCGTGGAACAATGAGCGCGCGATCATTTACCGCCAGAAGTATGGTATCCCCGCTTCATGGGGAACTGCTGTAAATGTTCAGGCTATGGTCTTTGGAAATATGGGTGAAACTAGCGGTTCAGGGGTTGCTTTCACACGTGATCCGGCTACTGGTGAAAAAGTTCTCTATGGTGAATTCCTAGTAAACGCGCAAGGTGAAGATGTGGTGGCAGGCGTTCGTACTCCGCATCCAGTAAAAGAAATGGAAACAAAGCTTCCTGAAGCATATAAAGGTCTCTTAAAAGTCCAAAAAGTGTTGGAAAATCACTTCAAGGACATGCAGGACTTTGAATTTACAGTTCAGGAGAAAACGCTTTACATGTTGCAAACTCGTAATGGAAAGCGTACCGGTATGGCTGCGGTTCGTATTGCCTGTGAGATGGTCAAGGAACGCTTGATTACTCAAGATATGGCAGTCAAGCGCATTGATGCAGATTCGCTTTCCCAGATGTTGACTCCGATCTTTGACCGTGAAGGCGTAGCAAATGCTCGAATCATAGCGAAAGGCCTTCCTGCTGGTCCAGGTGCTGCAACGGGTAAAATTTATTTTAATGCCAATGAGGCAGCCGAAGCAGTCGAACAGCATGGTGAAAAGGTGCTTCTGGTGCGCGTCGAAACTTCCCCTGAAGATATCCGAGGAATGTTAGCCGCCGAAGGTATTTTGACTGCACGTGGTGGGGTAAGTTCTCATGCAGCGCTAGTAGCTCGCCAAATGGGTAAAGTGTGTGTCTGCGGCGCTGGAGCTCTACAAGTCAATTACGATCATCAAACGTTGACGGTAGAAGGAGTGATCTATGAGAAGGGAGACTACCTCTCAATTGATGGCTCTTCGGGTGAAGTTTTTGCGGGTAAATTGGAAACAGCCCCATCGGAGATTGTCCAAGTCCTCATACAGAAAAGTCTAGATTCCAAAGAGAGCTATACTTTCAAGCTTTATGATCAGCTTATGAAGTGGGCAGATAAGTATCGCAAGTTAAATATACGCACCAATGCTGATCAGCCCGGACAAGTTGAGAATGCAGTAGCCTTTGGCGCTAAAGGAATTGGGTTGTGTCGCACAGAACATATGTTCTTTGAAGGCGACCGTATCGATGCAGTTCGTGAAATGATTCTAGCGCAAAGTGAAGAAGATAGACGTGTTGCTTTAGATAAATTGCTGCCATTTCAACGCTCAGACTTTGAGGGTATTTTTACAGCGCTCAAGGGGCTGCCTGGTACTATACGGCTACTAGATCCTCCCTTGCATGAGTTCCTGCCTCATGACGAGGCTTCACAGGTAGACTTAGCAAGAAAATTGGGTGTTGAGGTTGAGCTTGTCGCAAAGCGTGTTAATGATCTTCATGAGATGAATCCTATGCTAGGGCATCGCGGCTGTCGTTTGGGCATGGTTTACCCAGAAATAACGGAGATGCAGTCCCGAGCGATTTTTGAAGCTGCTGTAGCGGTTGCCAAAAAGGGTATTAAAGTGGTGCCCGAAATTATGGTACCTCTTGTGGGCTTTGATAAAGAGCTTGAGTCACAGAAGGTTGTTATTGACCGAGTGGCCAAAGAGGTCTTTAAGGCTGAAGGTAAGAAGATCAATTACCTAGTAGGAACAATGATTGAAATTCCTAGGGCTTGCATGGCTGCGGATCAGATCGCATCTGTTGCCGAGTTCTTTAGCTTTGGAACTAACGATCTAACACAAACTGGTCTAGGTATGAGTCGTGATGATTCTGGTTCGTTCTTACCGCATTATCAAAATGCAGAGATAGTCAAACAGAATCCATTTGCTGCTCTTGATCAAGAGGGTGTCGGTGAACTTATGAAAATTGGTATTGAGCGTGCGCATAAAACCAAGCCCAATATTAAACTTGGCATTTGTGGTGAGCATGGGGGTGAGCCCAGTTCAGTTAAGTTCTGTCACCACATTGGCTTAGACTATGTAAGCTGCTCTCCATTTAGGGTGCCGATTGCAAGACTGGCGGCTGCTCAGGCAGCATTGGCATGA
- a CDS encoding sigma-70 family RNA polymerase sigma factor: protein MASDRKEGALATYLEEISKIPLLSQKDEVRIAKKIQSGDTKAREEMIQANLRLVVKIANEYSGFGLPTLDLISEGNIGLMKAVERFDPTMGNKFSTYAAWWIKQGIKRALANQSKTIRLPVHLVDKLAKMRRLTMQLTEELGREPNDDELAEELDVSKKKLAKLKRVSMKPSSLNTLIGDEDATELGEIIPDDNAPDPSTALLSKNMQHAMSQVWDVLDKREKTILSLRFPMDGSKEMTLEEIGVKLKVTRERIRQLQNQALRKMRDAIEKKDNQKGVL, encoded by the coding sequence ATGGCATCAGATCGTAAAGAAGGCGCGCTAGCAACTTATCTCGAAGAGATTAGTAAAATACCTTTGTTAAGTCAGAAGGACGAGGTGCGTATTGCGAAAAAGATCCAGAGCGGAGATACGAAAGCGCGTGAGGAGATGATTCAAGCTAACCTTCGTCTAGTTGTTAAAATTGCTAATGAGTATTCAGGCTTTGGGTTGCCTACTTTGGATCTTATTTCCGAGGGAAACATTGGTTTGATGAAGGCGGTAGAGCGATTTGATCCTACTATGGGAAATAAATTTAGCACTTATGCAGCGTGGTGGATCAAACAAGGTATCAAGCGTGCTTTAGCCAATCAAAGCAAGACAATTCGGTTGCCAGTGCATCTGGTGGACAAACTTGCGAAAATGCGTCGTTTAACCATGCAGCTAACAGAAGAGCTTGGTCGTGAACCAAATGATGATGAGTTGGCGGAGGAGCTTGATGTTAGTAAAAAGAAGTTGGCTAAGCTGAAGAGAGTTTCCATGAAACCTTCTTCTCTCAATACGCTTATAGGAGACGAAGATGCAACAGAGCTTGGTGAAATTATTCCTGATGATAATGCCCCAGACCCTTCTACAGCATTGCTCAGCAAAAACATGCAGCATGCCATGAGTCAGGTTTGGGATGTGCTAGATAAACGGGAGAAAACTATCTTATCGTTACGCTTTCCGATGGACGGAAGTAAAGAAATGACTCTAGAAGAGATTGGGGTTAAGTTAAAAGTTACCAGGGAAAGGATTCGTCAATTGCAGAACCAAGCTTTACGTAAGATGCGGGATGCTATAGAAAAGAAGGATAATCAAAAAGGCGTATTATGA
- a CDS encoding adenine phosphoribosyltransferase, which translates to MTFAILNGAKERIKSAVRDIPDFPIEGVVFKDITPILENADLFRLIISLLSERYKSKSIERVVAIDARGFLIGSALAYVLGVGVAIVRKKGKLPHRTISASYSLEYGEATVEMHEDSIEEGQRVLIIDDVLATGGTMGASIDLVQRLGGKVVECAFLMELGFLNGRKKLGDQPVFSILEY; encoded by the coding sequence ATGACATTTGCAATCTTAAATGGTGCTAAAGAAAGAATAAAGTCAGCGGTTAGGGATATTCCTGATTTTCCAATAGAGGGCGTTGTTTTTAAAGATATTACACCCATACTTGAAAACGCTGATTTATTTCGGCTGATTATCTCACTGCTATCCGAACGTTATAAGAGCAAAAGTATCGAGCGCGTAGTAGCGATTGATGCTAGAGGCTTTTTGATTGGGAGCGCTTTAGCCTATGTTCTTGGAGTGGGAGTGGCAATAGTGCGCAAGAAAGGTAAATTGCCTCATAGGACAATATCAGCTTCTTATTCATTAGAGTATGGAGAGGCAACTGTGGAAATGCATGAGGACTCGATTGAAGAGGGTCAGCGGGTCTTGATTATAGATGATGTGTTGGCTACAGGCGGAACGATGGGAGCTTCTATCGATTTGGTTCAGCGCTTGGGAGGAAAAGTGGTCGAGTGCGCGTTCTTGATGGAGTTAGGCTTTTTGAATGGACGAAAAAAGCTGGGGGATCAACCCGTATTTTCAATACTGGAATACTAG
- the msrA gene encoding peptide-methionine (S)-S-oxide reductase MsrA, with protein sequence MSNELTLATLGAGCFWCTEAVFQRIPGVHKVTSGYTGGKTENPTYDDICTGKTQHAEVAKLIFDSRVISYEELLDHFWQMHDPTTLNRQGADTGTQYRSAIFTHSNEQLEQARQSKEKWDRSGHFNSPIVTEITPAEHFYPAEGYHQNYFDTNPQVGYCQFVIQPKIEKIDRLLKSNKC encoded by the coding sequence ATGAGTAATGAACTTACCTTAGCAACTCTTGGAGCGGGATGCTTCTGGTGCACAGAGGCTGTTTTCCAGCGCATACCAGGTGTACATAAAGTCACCTCTGGTTATACAGGCGGAAAAACTGAAAATCCAACTTACGATGATATTTGCACTGGTAAAACTCAACACGCCGAAGTTGCAAAATTAATTTTTGACTCTCGAGTTATTTCGTATGAGGAGTTATTAGATCATTTCTGGCAAATGCACGACCCCACGACCCTAAACAGACAGGGTGCTGACACGGGCACTCAATATAGATCAGCCATTTTCACTCATTCTAATGAACAACTTGAGCAAGCTAGACAGTCTAAAGAAAAGTGGGATCGTTCAGGTCATTTTAACTCACCAATCGTGACCGAGATCACACCAGCTGAGCATTTTTATCCTGCTGAAGGCTATCACCAAAACTACTTCGATACAAATCCTCAAGTAGGATATTGCCAGTTTGTAATTCAGCCCAAGATAGAAAAAATAGATAGGCTATTAAAAAGTAATAAATGTTAG
- a CDS encoding tyrosine recombinase, with protein sequence MNTPEIWQTLEDCLAYLAMEKGHSTNTQLLNRAVLERFGKWVSTELNCNRVWDQLSLRDIQNYLAIQKKSRKLSPASLKNEVVTLRNFFRFLHQEKIISRDIAICLDIPKLYRYLPEILSEEEVSTILSFPFSDTILGNRDRAILETLYACGLRISELANMRTECLNLTENTLQVIGKGNKERLVLIGQKASEAIDYYLTHSRPKLLTSKSGSEVFLSRLGSRLTNARIWQVVKTIVQNAGIQKNVYPHLLRHSFATHMLSHGADLRVIQELLGHANISTTEIYTQIEHTRLRQVHQNFHPRANLKKNRYDS encoded by the coding sequence TTGAATACGCCTGAAATCTGGCAGACTCTTGAAGATTGTCTCGCTTACCTAGCCATGGAAAAAGGGCATTCTACAAATACTCAGCTCCTTAACCGTGCAGTGCTCGAGCGCTTTGGCAAATGGGTTTCGACAGAGCTAAACTGCAACCGAGTTTGGGATCAATTATCCCTAAGGGATATTCAAAACTACCTTGCCATTCAAAAGAAATCTCGAAAACTTTCTCCCGCATCCCTAAAGAACGAAGTCGTTACCCTAAGAAATTTTTTTCGCTTTTTACACCAAGAAAAAATAATCTCCCGAGACATTGCCATCTGTCTGGACATACCAAAACTCTATCGTTACTTACCTGAAATCCTTTCCGAAGAGGAAGTTTCCACTATTCTTTCTTTCCCATTCTCAGACACAATTCTAGGAAACCGTGATCGCGCTATTCTAGAAACACTCTATGCCTGTGGGTTGCGAATTAGTGAGCTAGCTAATATGCGAACGGAATGTCTAAACCTAACAGAAAACACTCTTCAAGTGATAGGAAAAGGAAATAAGGAGCGTCTCGTCTTAATCGGACAAAAGGCCTCCGAAGCCATAGACTATTATCTCACACACTCAAGACCTAAGCTTCTCACCTCTAAATCAGGTAGTGAGGTTTTTCTTTCTCGTCTTGGCTCAAGGCTCACCAACGCAAGAATCTGGCAAGTCGTCAAAACCATCGTCCAGAATGCAGGCATTCAAAAAAATGTATATCCTCATTTACTTAGACACTCCTTTGCCACCCATATGCTGAGCCATGGAGCAGACCTCAGGGTTATCCAAGAATTGCTAGGCCATGCAAATATAAGTACCACGGAAATCTATACGCAGATAGAACACACTAGGCTCCGCCAAGTGCATCAAAACTTTCATCCCAGAGCTAATCTTAAGAAAAACCGCTATGACTCTTAG
- a CDS encoding phosphoribosylaminoimidazolesuccinocarboxamide synthase, protein MSNKPQLMHQGKVRNVYLYNDQILLVASDRISAFDVILPNPIPEKGIVLTQMSRYWFDNLPKHIAHHVISYELPGSLHQPSWENRTTLCHQTTPLSIECIVRGYLAGSAWKAFQRHPRVQGYYLPDHLSESSQLPEPIFTPSTKAQEGHDLPLDESHAAEMVGEEIYQQVKQTSLEIYHWAHAHAKSQGILLADTKFEFGTTDDGKLLLIDEILTPDSSRFWPLDGYQTGKSQPSFDKQFVRDYLLSLSNWNQQPPGPELPLEIIQKTQEKYLEAYKRITNQKPHW, encoded by the coding sequence ATGTCCAACAAGCCTCAGCTCATGCATCAAGGAAAAGTTCGCAATGTTTACTTATACAATGATCAAATTCTTCTAGTTGCTAGCGATCGTATCTCTGCCTTTGATGTTATTTTGCCTAATCCTATACCAGAAAAAGGGATAGTTCTGACACAGATGTCACGCTACTGGTTTGATAACCTACCCAAACACATAGCCCACCATGTCATCTCTTATGAACTCCCTGGGTCACTCCATCAGCCAAGCTGGGAAAATCGCACTACCTTGTGTCACCAAACAACACCCTTATCCATTGAGTGCATTGTCCGCGGTTATCTCGCAGGATCCGCTTGGAAAGCGTTTCAAAGGCACCCAAGGGTCCAGGGTTATTATCTGCCTGATCATTTATCAGAATCATCTCAATTGCCAGAGCCTATTTTCACACCTTCTACTAAGGCCCAAGAAGGACATGATCTACCGCTGGATGAGTCACATGCAGCAGAGATGGTAGGAGAAGAAATTTACCAACAAGTTAAACAAACTTCTTTAGAAATTTACCATTGGGCTCATGCTCACGCCAAGTCACAAGGCATTCTACTAGCCGATACTAAATTCGAATTCGGCACAACAGACGATGGGAAATTACTACTTATAGACGAAATCCTAACACCTGACAGCTCCCGCTTCTGGCCCTTGGATGGTTACCAGACCGGCAAATCACAGCCCAGCTTCGATAAACAATTCGTACGTGATTATCTCCTCTCGTTATCCAATTGGAATCAACAGCCACCTGGACCTGAATTACCCTTAGAAATCATTCAAAAAACACAGGAGAAATATCTTGAAGCATATAAGCGCATTACAAATCAAAAACCCCATTGGTAA
- a CDS encoding CpaF family protein — protein sequence MRPTPPAGMRPGGGRPPGFNRPPVRPSAPAAAAPKQQVVAPVPAAPARPTTAPASGGGNAATDFILQFKKQLLPYLIQRIDPQLLNSGNEKILRQTIERLIDEKLAADKIPIGRQLREKLMVDVINEMIGFGPLEELLKEETVTEIMVCGSHTIYIEQSGKLTLSPVRFVDDASCRRVIDKILSPLGRRVDESSPICDARLPDGSRVNVVVPPCALNGPTITIRKFSKNKLTMERIIEFKSISRGMAMFLQAAVRGTLNIVISGGTGSGKTTMLNALSGYIPEGERIITIEDAAELALLQDHVVRLESKPPNIEGKGAVTIRDLVKSSLRMRPDRIVIGECRGGEALDMIQAMNTGHDGSLTTTHANTPRDALARISTLVLMAGMDLPEKAIREQIAGAVHLFVQISRLQDGSRKCTHITEVQGMEGNTVTLQDLFRFEQAGLTNEGKVKGTLKGLGIIPKCMDKLRAHGENLPVEVFQTTLET from the coding sequence ATGAGACCAACTCCCCCCGCCGGTATGCGCCCTGGAGGAGGGCGGCCACCTGGATTTAACAGGCCTCCTGTAAGACCTAGTGCCCCTGCGGCGGCTGCGCCTAAGCAGCAAGTAGTTGCACCGGTTCCAGCAGCCCCGGCAAGGCCCACGACGGCCCCCGCAAGTGGTGGTGGGAACGCTGCCACAGATTTTATCTTACAGTTTAAGAAACAGCTACTTCCCTACCTGATTCAACGGATTGATCCTCAGTTGCTTAATAGTGGAAATGAGAAGATTCTAAGACAGACGATTGAGAGATTGATCGATGAAAAGTTAGCCGCAGATAAGATACCAATTGGTAGGCAGCTTCGCGAGAAGCTCATGGTGGATGTCATTAATGAGATGATAGGGTTCGGCCCACTTGAGGAATTGCTGAAGGAAGAGACTGTTACGGAAATAATGGTCTGTGGGTCACACACGATTTATATTGAGCAATCCGGTAAACTTACACTTTCTCCTGTCAGATTTGTTGATGATGCGAGTTGCCGAAGAGTTATTGATAAGATTCTCTCTCCCTTGGGTCGGCGAGTCGATGAATCTAGTCCAATTTGCGATGCGCGACTACCTGATGGATCTCGTGTGAATGTAGTAGTGCCTCCTTGTGCCCTGAATGGTCCTACCATTACTATTCGAAAGTTTAGCAAAAACAAGTTGACCATGGAGCGAATTATCGAGTTCAAATCGATTTCTCGCGGCATGGCCATGTTTTTACAAGCCGCTGTTCGTGGCACCTTAAATATAGTGATTTCGGGTGGTACTGGATCAGGCAAAACCACTATGCTAAATGCATTGTCGGGTTATATCCCTGAGGGTGAACGTATTATAACCATTGAGGATGCCGCTGAACTAGCGTTGCTACAGGATCATGTTGTACGCTTGGAGTCTAAGCCTCCTAATATTGAAGGCAAAGGAGCTGTAACGATCAGGGATTTGGTAAAAAGTTCGTTGCGGATGCGGCCTGACCGAATCGTGATAGGTGAGTGTCGGGGTGGCGAGGCTTTGGATATGATCCAGGCAATGAATACTGGGCACGATGGATCACTTACGACCACACATGCTAATACGCCCCGAGATGCTTTAGCCCGAATTTCCACCTTAGTGCTCATGGCGGGGATGGACCTTCCGGAAAAAGCAATTAGAGAACAAATAGCAGGGGCCGTCCACTTATTTGTTCAGATTTCCAGACTTCAAGATGGATCACGTAAGTGTACTCACATAACAGAGGTTCAAGGGATGGAGGGAAATACCGTAACCTTACAAGATCTTTTCCGTTTTGAACAAGCAGGGCTAACTAATGAGGGTAAAGTGAAGGGAACGCTAAAAGGATTGGGAATTATACCGAAGTGTATGGATAAGTTAAGGGCGCATGGGGAAAATTTGCCAGTTGAAGTATTTCAAACAACTTTAGAGACTTAA